The Aphelocoma coerulescens isolate FSJ_1873_10779 chromosome 15, UR_Acoe_1.0, whole genome shotgun sequence genome segment TTACAAACATAGACTGAAGCCCAGGAAGCTCTGCTTCCTACTCATTTTTCAAGTGATTTTCCAcattctccctttttcctctaAGCCCCACTACAGTGACACctcccctccagcccagccaggcgGACAATGTGCTGTCCATCTAAAAAGCAATACATTCTGTAGCGAGAGCCAAAATTCCtgcacaaagggaagaaggagaaatggTAAATACAGTGAGATTAACTTCAGCTCTAAGGTTGACCCCTGATCTCCAAAATGCAACAGTTTGCTCACAAAAACTCAAACAGAAATGCTATCAGAGTGATAGCCCCCTTTTTCCCCTATCTCGTATCTCTAGTGAAATCTCTGGCAAAACACAGATTAAATGTTCTTGGGGGCAGCTCAGGACCCCAGAGGCAGATGGAATATTCCTGTACTGCTCAGAAGCTGAACTAGTCTCATTCCCACTGGAGAATATTGGGATGCACCCTAAAAAGCAATGTCAGCCACGccacaaacaaaaccactgcCACTGAAGAGATGATCTATCCAACAGAACAAAAGATCTGCTCTTCAAGCATCACTGGCTACTTGAAGGGGTTAAGATTTTCCTGCTAGGAAATAGCTTAACACAAACAATCTGACCTGATGAAAAAGGATATTCACCCAAGAGGTGAAACATCTGAAGCACTAAAGGTGCAACCTAACTATAAAAAGACTAAGAGCAATAATTGTCTAAGAGCACCTCTGATCACTGACCTAACCAAGGTTATCAAAAGATAGCCAGGAACAGAGAACGAGAGGCAGGATATGCTGACTGTCAGATAGAGAGGTGTTGCAGTGAGATTTCCTTTCAGGAGCTGTCATCTTTGCTTCATGTTCTCAGCCTCATGCATGGAGAAAAAGTTTGGCAAGAAGCCTTGTTGCCTGAGACAGCAACTCCAGTCCACTCCTGCACATCTGGAATGGTTAAGGGCATCACAGCATCCAGCAGACAGAATGATTACTGTCCTCCATTGTAAGCATAGTCGGCCTTGTTGTGCATAATCAACTTGTTGTCCACAAAGTAAAAGCTGTCCGAGCGCGTCTCATACGGGTTTTCAACCATCAGACGGACTGTGAAAGAGAAAGCTCCATTACATTCAACAGTCAGCCAGAGTCAGGATAAAAAGTACTCTGCCACTCCACTGGATTTACCAGGCTGATGCTCTACCCtacccaaggaagaagcaaactgctctgctgagcacactTCAAAGGCTGCAGCCTgccctttcctttcttcctatTCACAAGACAAGTACTGTCAAAAGCAAACAGAGGTTTAATCAAGTAATCTCACTGAAAATAACCTTAGAAACTACCAGAGCTATGAGTGGAGCCGAGCAGCCATCATGTTTGTAAGCAGAAGGAGCTGGTTTGTGGCACTTCCCACATGTACACAGGCAGAGTGAAAACCTCACACCTTCCCCACAGACAGGCAGCCCCAGAAGGGCCCCTGTGCTCCTGCTCTATCCACCCCCTGAGGTCAAACATACCCTGCCCAATCTGTATTTGCAGAGATCTTAGGCTCAAAAACACACCTCAGGGAAGAGACAGTTCTGTTCTAAAGCAGGAGGCTCTAGCCCtaacaaacaagcaaagaaaacagatgGATGGCTATAAAAAGAACCctttatttggggttttgttttcttctgggcTACATCATAATGTAGCATCAGGGCATCAGGCATGTCAGCCCTGTGACTGATCAGttcttgcagcctgtgacaTAGCAGAGGTTGTTTTAGGCTTTCATTTTCAAAGGGGGAGACTTTGCAGCACCAATCTCTAATTCAGACAAGATTACACATTGCTAAACTGGGAACCTGTATCTGTTTGTTCCTGTCCCCTCAATCCCAGTCACAACTTCTTTCACAAGTAGAGGGAGAGAATGAGCAGatgcacacacaaacaaaacaccacTCAGTGTGGCAAAGAAGGTACTTACTAAGGTCTTCTGAGAGCTGAGGGAATTCATAAATGTGTTCACATGTGTTCCTGCTACTGGGGATGCAGAAGCCAAAATCAAAATCAAAGTTCTTCAGCAAGCGATCTCGGAAGTAATGTCTCTCAATCATTCGGAAGTTTGACACTGGCTTTTCTCCCACTGTGAATTCCACTCTGCATGgaagaatcaggaaaaaaacagctaTTGGAAAGAACAGAGCCTTGGGCATGAGGCTACACAAGAGCTCTCTACAGAAAGAGAGAGTTTGATATTTGTAGTCTAAGATAGACTCTCTGAGTCTTCGACTCAATTTTGTTATAAACTGTCAAGTAACACTTTGTAAGCATCCAATTCTCCCTTCTTTCCATGAACTCATACTCACGTTGCACCAACAGTCCGAAGACGGAGAAACGCTGGGGTGAACTGGTACCGAACAAAGCGACCTGCACTTGCGTCCGGTTCACTGCTGtcatcttcatcctcctcatcgTGCTCTAGAAAATGCACCAGCCTAGAGTTACTCTGCGCACAGTGTACATGTAAGGTGATACTGGCTACTGGATGTATCAGGACAAGCTGCCTACTGCTTAGGTACCAAGTGTAAACACATTTAATAACTGGTCTGAGACTTATACTGCCACtaagtaaaagagaaaaaatttgccATAACAGCTGGCCCAGTCTTGGTGGCGCCAGAACTAGAGCCACCCCTCAATCTCACAGGATATCCCCCCTCACAATGCACATGAACTGATCTCTATTACAACCAGCCCAAAAAAGGAAGATTGCCAGTTGATAGTACTGTCCCATCCAACAATAATCACATTTTTATCACAAGTTTCTCAGCAGAGATAAACTCAGTCCTATGCttaaaggagaggaagttagtCATTAGAACATATATAAAAGGACCTTTCTGCTGGGCTTGCATGGGTTCTGCATTGCAACCTCTCAGCTCTCTGAGTCTCTCTATTCTCCTTGCAACATTTGTATGCTGTACCTGAAGCAGATGGCTTAGCAATTTCAAACAGTACTGTTCCAGTTTCAAGGTCCCGGATCTTAAACCTGGTGAAGTCAATGTTGTAAATGTTGTCTTCAGGTTTGCATAAATAATctagaagagacagaaaaaatacagtaacaTTTCAAAACACCTCTGACCACTTACCaaatgaatttctttttttgttagcCCCAGCCCGATATGTTCTGCTCGTTGTTTTGCAGAAGCTTCATGAAAGCAGGACAAAATAAAGGATGTAAGAAACAAAGGCATGTTAAGTGCCAGGTAGCAGAGCAAGAAAGGGATGGGATCGAGACAGAAAAGCACAGatcagcagaggaaaaacagaaaaacaaaaagcttcaaacaaatcaaaacccacaaacaacacaaaatcccccaaactttCTGGAAGTTGTACGGGAGCTGCCGGCGAGCACACCCCGAACCGCCGCGGCCAGCGCGCCCGAGCGTCCCCCgccggcagcgccgggccagGCCCCACCGCTCCCACGCCAGGGGCCCGGCCCGGTCCGGTCCCGCCAGCCCGGCCGGCAGAGCCCCCGCTGCTCCGGGGACCGGCCCGCACTCACTCTCCGTCACCCGGCACAGCCCCAGGACGTGCTCGGGCCGGACGGTCTCCAGCGCCAGCAACTCGGACTCGGTCCAGGGTTGCCTCGGCGGCGCATCGGCCGATCCGCGTCGGCCCCGCAGGCGACTGAGCGGCCCCGCGGACCCCGGCGGCGGCTTCTTGTCCGGCcccggtgccgccgccgcccgcgccctgGAGCCGCTCATGGCCACTGCCAAGATGGCCGCCGCCCGCCTCGGTAGCTATGGGAGCGCGGGGCGGAGCGCCGTTGCCTGGCAACGCCGCGCTCGAAGCTCAGCAGGGCCCGCCGCGGCCGCGCCCGGATGGGTGACCCGAGAGCCCCGCACCGGGCACCGCCGGCGCGGCAGCCGCTACCTCCGGGGACGCAGCGGGACAGGCCGCCTAGGAAAGCTGAGTTACCCGAGGAAAAACTACACAAGGAACAAGCAAAACCAGCCCCTCTTCCCGCTGCCTCCGGCCGGCTGCCAGCCCGCGCCCCGCTCCCACACCACCGCCCAGTGAGCCGGTCGTCAGTCCTCGCTGGGCACCCAGGCCCGGGTACTGAAGGCACGGCCTGAACCCGCAGCGCAGCCGGTGACACAGAGCGCACGTATACGCCGAGAGCCCGTCTCAGGGGACGTAGGCAAGCACTTTTCGGGGAGCAGAAGCGTCAGCAAGAGGATGCCGTGGAGTGCACACCCCACTCCTGGCCGGGGACATCCCAGCTGCTGTCCGTGGGGAGCGGGACAGCAACAGGACCGCGTGCCCCTGGGTCAGTCAGTTTCATGACCACACACCGGAGGCAGACATTGGACGAGTCTCCCCAGCCTGGTGGGAGGAACTGGGGAGGTCCCACTTGGAGGGACTCACAGGAGCATCACATGGAGGAAAGAATGTGTTTCTTCCCAAAGAGGGGCAGCCCACCAGCCCGCAGCAGGCACGCAAGAGCTGCCAAGAGTCACCTCCAGCCCTCTGGGGAACTGGGGCAAGAACAACACACAGCTGCACCATCTTTTCAGACTCCAGCCAGCATTGAACATGCTCATGATGACCAGAAGCAGATTTTGAGCAGTGGTTTGTGACACTTGCTGTGGCTTGTGAGCAGCACATTCCTGCTACTGCCAGCCAAATGCTATTTCAAAAAAACCTGCCCACACCAGTGCTCCTAAATCCTCCTCACCGCATGGGCTTGGTCCCTCCATCCCGTGCCCTAAGGAAGGACAGATGCAGGCCTTCTGGAAAAGCACCTTCTCTGCCTGGGGCCAGGGTCCCTTGTCCCCTGGAGAAGGCACCTAGAgcacaaagctgctgctttctctctGCTCCAGCCGCATCCACCTCTGACAGGGTTTCACGCTGAAGGCGGGGCAGTTTACAAAGCCCCAGAAGGCAGATTACATCTCTCTGGTgctccagctctgagcaggaaGCAACAAGGTTCACATCAGCACTTTTAAGAGGATGTTGTACCATTCAATTTGCACTTAATCACTCAAAACAACTGGCTAGAGATCACCAGGGCTGTactggaggcagcagcaggatgttACCTTGCAGTCAGTCAGGCTCAGCCTCCCTCACATGGGTGTAAACCAGAGGGGGCTCCTCTGCCCCTTCCACCAGAAAAAGAGGGACCATCTCATCCAAGTGACAatataattttgtttattttcctttagcaCACTGCTGGTTAAACTGCCAGACAGTAGACTTCAGAACATTTCCTCAACCAAACATCCTggggaaatttaaaaataaaactgctaCCATGTACCAAAGATAAAATAACCCACCTCCATGCCCATCTTCTCCCCCAAACTAATCCCTGCAAAGCCGATGCAATCAGAAATAGATATCTGTGCTTTTCACCCAGGGCCCAAGCTCGCtgcaaaacaaactaaaaaaatgTCACTGCAAGTTGTTGTAACACAAAGCAATGggcagtaaaataaaaaatccacCTCAAAACCACTTTGTACTGGTGACACGTACAGATGGAGATTTGTCCCCACACTGCTTCAGCCTTTACAGACAGCTTAGACCTGCAGCTTTAAGTAGTTTGTGATGTGTCCTTAATGCCAGTGGCACAGGTCACTTCCACACATCCACAGCCAGGCACTACGGAATGGTGGGATCATGTGCCAACACTGACTGCTGCTACACCAACAGGAACCAAACACCAGCACCACCTCTCACAGTCCTGGCTGCTGCCTCCTGGCACGAAGCACAGATCCTGCCTCTGCTCtcacaggctctggggctgctttaCCAACCCAGCTGCTTGTCAACTGGGAAAGCCCTGAATGCACAAAGCCCTCaaggaaaccacaaaaaattCAAGCCCCCACTCGCCAGCAAGTTTCCAGCCACCGCTTCACTCCAGAACTCCAGCTCAGGAACTGCCACAGTGTGACAGAACAGCCATGGTAGCACAGGAGAGCACATCCCCATTAAGTGTGACTGGGAACAACTCTGCATTTCCTGGATTCACACTCTCCCCAGCTAGACTGGTTCAAGCTGTACTTTGCCCCTTCCCACCAAATCTCCATCACACAAACCCTTTAGCAGAGACCTTTGATGTTTGCAAGAGATTATTCACATTTTCTAATCAGCCAGCACAATTTCTAGGAGGGAGGAAAGCACTTgctctgttgattttttttttaaagcactttttaggaaaaaaaaaatcaaaacctatCAATAACCTGCAGTAGCATCCCACCAATCACACTGGGGACAGCATCATCAcatccctcccccccccccatctttCCCTCAATCTCCAAAAATAGTATTTAATATACAGCAATAAACTCTGAGCAAGCCAGAGTCCCGGAAGACATGGACCTGCTTTCAcctctcccatccagcccagcaCCTTTCAATGCTACAATACTCCTGGGTCAAATCCATTTGGATCCAAAGTGAATGCACATGCCCCAGACCCGCTGGGCAGCATGAAGCAGGGGTGCAGCACAGGAGGCCCATCCGTGTGATCAATTTCTGAgccttcacagctccagcctggtgTGTTTGTGCTGTTGAGAATACTTGTGTGAGCCTGTTCGGGACCAGCCAGTGGAGACAGACTGGTGGAACCAGGCTGACATTAAAATAGCATCCTTGAATTGTATTAGGCTTTGGCATTTGTTGTGGAGATGCAGAAGTGCCAGTAGGTAAATTAGCAGTTCCCATTTCCCTTGGATTTTCAGCAAGAATATTTCCCTCCCCACCATAAGTGCAAGAAGAAGACCGATCTCTCCCACATCTGAACATCAAACAGAGCCTGCAACACTTGATACTTTCACAGCTGCTCAGAGTCTGTCTCACATCAAGGGCTGAAGCTGCTCTCATGGCCCTCTCCCTCCTGCTATTTTCTATCAGCAACAGGCTTGTTCAGCCCATAGTTCCTGTAGCAAGACACTTCCCTGGCTATTGCAATCCCATTTCAACTTAAAGGCCAAGGCACAGGTCCCTGCTCTGTTCAGACCTAAGCAGCACAGGGCAAGCCCTCAGCAAGTAAATCAGGGGTGCAGGACCCCCCAAGTCCCACTCTGCACCCAGAAGCTGTAAGTGCCATATAAGTACCAGGACCCAGCGTGACTCACTCAGCTCTGAACTGCACAGACAGCCAGGCACCGGACTGTCTGGAAGTTCTCCATCCTGCCTTCAGGAGATTTCTGGGGGAGATCAGACCTGAAGGAGCTCTTCCAGTTCTTCTATCCCTTGCTAGACTTTCCTTCAATTGACTTTAAGGGCTGGAAATAAAGATACTTGCTCACAGTTCTCTGCTTCAGCTGTGACCTCCAGAGATGGCAtccagggacagggagacaGTCCCCAGCTGATCACAAGGGCAGGGAATGCCTGTcccttgaaaaaaaccccaaaactcagaagctccttaaaaaaaaagaagccccTTCAAATAGACTTTTATTTAAAGCCTGAGAGAAAGGCaccaaaaagagaagggaattcaTTTGGCTTTCTGTTCACTGCCACCTGGGACACTCAAAAGGGTCAGAGATGTTTAGTCACACACAGAGAAGACTTCAATGGCCTGCCTTGAAGGAGGGGCTGATGGGACAATTAAAATAAGCTTTGAAACCACTATGCTGAGGCTGGATCCAGGCCTGGAACATGACAGACAGTGATTTTCCCTTTATTAAGTGGAAGTGTTATTGAAATTGCCTCATCTGCCCCTCCCTACACAACATTAATCAAGCCAGGGTCTGTTCTGACCCAGCTCCCCACACTGCTGCACTCcatctgcctgctgctgggagGAATCAGCACAAACAGGCTCGTCTCTAACCTATCTCAATTAAACGTCTTGGATATTCCCTCAAACACCCATTCTGGAAAGCCACAGCCAGCccaaatttttctttccatggTCAGGACGAGGTACCTTGTCACACCCCTCCATCTGGCTTGCAGATACTAGACAGAGATGGCCAGAGGAGCTGGAGTACTCCATTCCCAGAAAGGTGCTGACTGGCCATCCCCCACCATCCTCAGTGCTCCCACACGGTTTGTTTGAAGGctcctttcaaaacaaaactgccAGGAGGGGAGGGACCAGGAAGGA includes the following:
- the UNC119B gene encoding protein unc-119 homolog B; this encodes MSGSRARAAAAPGPDKKPPPGSAGPLSRLRGRRGSADAPPRQPWTESELLALETVRPEHVLGLCRVTENYLCKPEDNIYNIDFTRFKIRDLETGTVLFEIAKPSASEHDEEDEDDSSEPDASAGRFVRYQFTPAFLRLRTVGATVEFTVGEKPVSNFRMIERHYFRDRLLKNFDFDFGFCIPSSRNTCEHIYEFPQLSEDLIRLMVENPYETRSDSFYFVDNKLIMHNKADYAYNGGQ